The genomic interval CAAAAGACAAACACACAGATATTGCAATGTCTACCCCAGCAGAGTAATCACATCTCTTTTTCTCTGTTACTGATTCTTTGTGGCATTTTTTATGATTCTGAGAATCTAATAATATGATTATTCTGTGTTCATCAACTTTTTTTCAGATATTACAATTCTCTGCCACCGGTGAGCAAGACATATGGGGTGGCATGTTTCATGGCCACAGCTGCCTTTTATTTACAGCTTTATAATCCCAAGAATATTGCTCTCAAGTATGAAGATGTAATCAAACGTTTCCAGGTAAATTCCTTAGTTTCCAATATATGGATTTCTTAGAGGTTAAGTTACATGTCATCTGATCAGAAAATTTTGCTGGCGTTGCAGGTTTGGAGGGTTGTTACCAACTTCTTCTTCCTCGGGCCATTCTCATTTCGTTTTGCATTTCGTCTCATAATAATGTAAGACATCCTATCAGTTTGCCTATCCTTTGATTTTACATTTTGTTCTGCTATATATGATAACTCTATTCTCTAGTCTCTAGTCTCAGATTGCGAGAGCTTGAACAGAAACATGACAGTAGCCAGACCATCGTATATATAGACATgataattaaagttaaatagATGATAAATATGAAGTCTCTTGCTCTACATTTAGGTCATTTTCTCATGTTAATTTCATACGGTCAGACCTTCTAGAGTGATACGAGAGGTTTGGATTCAATCTTATCTATACCAAGGTCATTTGGTTAACAGAAACATATAAAATCACCTTATACAAAATTAttcttgtaatcttttactgtCTTAATAGCATGGTTTAAAGTTGATTTATGTTTCCATGGTATCTAATAGTTgagttaataaatttcatagaGCAAAATATGGTGTTTCACTAGAGAGGGGGCCTTTCGACAAGAGGACTGCAGACTACTTGTGGATGTTAATGTTTGGAGCACTATCACTTCTGGTCAGTCAATGCACAATCAAATAAGCACAAAGCTCTATTTGTTGTTCTCTTTTGAAACATATATAATTCTGCGTACTAATTGCTTATAGGTGATGGCTGCTATACCACCTCTGCGGACTCCGTTCATGGGGCCTTCCTTAGTATTCATGATGGTTTACATTTGGGGCCGAGAGTTCCCAAATGCACGTATCAGCATTTATGGTGTTGTTTCATTGAAGGTGACAACATTCTTGATCTTCAGTTTTATATACACATACGTGCCACTTTCCTTTTAGCAACAAGTTGCCATGATTAGCAGGTTTAAACAATCATTTATCTCGCATTTGTATATTAGTTTGCAGCTAATTTCGAAATTATATGCACAGGGCTTCTATCTTCCATGGGCAATGCTAGCACTTGAATTGATATTTGGGAATCCTTTATTGCCGGCTATTCTTGGAATGGTCGCGGGACATCTTTATTACTTCTTAACTGTTCTTCATCCTCTCGCCGGCGGAAAGTACATTTTCAAGACTCCTCTCTTTGTGTATCCTTCAAAAATCCTGGTCACTCAGCTTAGCATATTTCATGCATacaaattacttttaatttacaaCCTCAATAATACGGTTACTATATAACTTGACAGTGTTTCTTCTTCACTTAATTGAGTGATCTTTAACAACTTTTTAAGTCACAAACTAGTTGCATTTTGGGGGGAGGGGACTCAAGTAAACTCCCCCGTGCCAAGGAATCCACAGGCCGGCGTTGCATTCCGCGGCAGAAGCTACAGCCTGAGTGGTACCCGAAGCACCGCCCCATCCGCAGAACAGCCAGAAACTAACACAACAATTCCTTCTGAGCAACCCAATGCAACAGCTGGCGGAGTTGCCTTCCGGGGCAGAAGTTACCGGCTTGATGGCCGATAAAATTAGCAAGCCACATTGTTACGCCACATTGTTACGCCACATTTATATGTGCAAACAGTCTGTAGCTCTAGcattattcataaattaatgaagcAATGACATTAATCAATTAGACAGTGTATTGCTAATCTTATTTGTCTTCAAAACTTTGTATTCAACATCTaacttttgagatgagatgtGTATATGATGATATCATATAATTATCGTGATTATATTTGTGGTTAAGGGATAAATACCGGCTCAATTAATTGtatattattatacatataagtTTATCCTCCTCTTAGTAACCGGATGGAAGTAACGTTGCGGTTGTCTTCCGTAGATACCATAATCGGCACgccaataaataaatggcaCGTGTTCATTTCTCGTGATATTATGATTGTCACCAAAAATCCTTTCTTACTTGATTGTTGGAACGTCTTTGTAGATACATCCAATACGCTCTCGCAttcaaggtttttttttttttcgcatTAAATTACCTAGTATCTGAAGAGTACATTGCGTCTTgaataatctaaatttgagCCGAGTAATACCACTAGAACGGCAAAACTTCCCAATAAGTATTTAACGCAATTAcattctcaaattttaaaccGAACCGAAGACCTTAATTAGGATAATATCAACTGATCTATGCGTTTATTGATACTGACATTCAAGCTTGTAGAAGGAAAAAGAGACCCAATGTAGAAAAATGACTCCTTCACCTCCTCtggaagaaatataaatttatattataatattttcgGCTAATTAGTAGTTaattggcttttttttttctttgcattaaataataatttattggttTATTATGTGTACCATCGCTGCCGATGGGTACATTCGGTGCAATTCATGCGACAACGATCgacaatatattttaaaagattaaacactgagttaataataatcaggCAGCTGCTTCAGATTTTACTCaggattaattgattaatataactttattctattctaattgtttttttttttttttcaaaggaaaTTCGATGGTATCTTCGGCTCAGGTGTTTTAACTGCTCTGGAGGTGGTGAAGGGTTTTGCAACTTCGCATTTGGTGGTActgttcattttattaatcacaccaagtattttaaatatctattAATTTGACTAGTCCAAGTATTTCAAGTGCACTTTAGTTatattgaatttggatttgtaGGATTGATTGTATATTTAAGTGGGAATTacctctttaattttttatttcatctttaaggccaaaaatttgaacttttgtATGGGTGTGAGAGTTTATATATTTACAGGAACCCTAAACGGGAGCCATATAGGCATATACGATAAATAAAACTGGTGACAATAATTGAagtgaattaataattatcgtCACACAATTGGTCACCCAACACAACGACTAAAATCCCTCGGAAGAGAATAACTTAAAAGCATATGCCACCGACATGTGTCAAGTGTTCATTAAGTTACAATGAAGAGTTAAGTCACCGACAATGTCTTTTATCTTTCATCATCAGGCTTTAAAcgaaatcaaaataaacaaattattggAAAGCACTTGTGATACTTGAGGAAGAAAAGTCATAATGATCAACAGTTAAGGAAGAATTTTGACAgagagtaataataataattctagcTGAGCTAGGATTAATGTTGAggtaaaagaattaatatagATTTGTGTGTAATCAAGCTCAAGATAACTATCTTGTGATATCATAATCTCTAATCTTAGGatgaacaaaattttatcttattttttaaaatatttttagttgggaaaaaaaaaacaatgttatcttataaaaagtttttatttatttatttattataattaaattaaaatttagataagTGAGTGAGAAGAGTCATAAAAAGCAAGCTGCATGAAGAGAAGACTTTGACCCACGAGATTCATATCTTCACTAATCTTTCAGTACGATGCATGTCCCATTCATCATAAAATTGCCAAAACATTGCATTAATTACGCAACCAATAGTCATcgaagaatttttaaaattaaaatctgcaaaaattatgaaattaaaccCCACACCACAAGTTAATGTTCTAGTgttaaatgaatataattaatattacatcCCCACGTTCGTTGAACCTACCTTCTATTTATGCGTGTCTTATCACCTGTTCATTTCTCGtcgttttatatatttttgtaaaaaaaaaaaaatatatattcatattaATGATTGAGATTTATTagcaaatataaattcatactTTTGAACTCATAACGAGATTGATTTTGTAATCTAATTCAACCAAATTTCTCTAAATTTGAACTAACTAGATTTTATGGTTTTGGAAAATCTTacttaacaaattaatttattttattggattAAGATTGCGTCAaagtaaatagaaaattaaagtctttcatttaaaaaaataattattttataccaGAGATGCTACGTCAGTcttataacaataatttattaactatcaTATCATATatttgtgtgtttgttttatatgtgcgcttaaaataaaaaaagagtcgcacaatttaataattacatCTAATCCATTGAAACAATACtttttataacaataatttattaactatcaTATCATATatttgtgtgtttgttttatatatgcgcttaaaataaaaaaagagtcgcacaatttaataattatatctaatCCATTgaatataacaataatttattaactatcaTATCATATATTTATGTGCTTGTTTTATAtgtgtgataaaaaaaaaaagagtcgcacaatttaataattacatctaatttattgaaacaatatttttatataatcaCTCTCTCTGAGTCTTACCACCGATAATAATTAAGAGTTAAGACCTCACTAAAGTTGGTGTTGACAAAATCTTCCTAACTTTCTTTagcttgttttaataattttttattagcttTCATAGGAAATTCTCATAAAATCCTTAGGCAAATTActtcaagaaaaaaagaaccaCAGcatatgcaaaataaaataaaataagtaccTAAGTGGGTCCTTTTGACTGCCTGACACCAACCGGAAAAACtaccataaaataataaaataaatgaataaactaATTAGTAAgtacaaacaaaacaaaaaatctctTTGAAAAATACGAAAAGACTTTTAAGTCTTTAACAAAGTGACAAGAGTTAGAGAACAAGATAATCCTTTCTGAAGAATAGTAGTCACGTCACAACTTGGAATTGGAtacttgtaaaataaaaaagaaaaaataaaattaacccatttgggaaaaaaaaaattaaaaacagaattaaaaatgtaatta from Citrus sinensis cultivar Valencia sweet orange chromosome 9, DVS_A1.0, whole genome shotgun sequence carries:
- the LOC102621067 gene encoding derlin-1-like, which gives rise to MPVNRTTRTPSNTTYPKASVFRLPKDKHTDIAMSTPAEYYNSLPPVSKTYGVACFMATAAFYLQLYNPKNIALKYEDVIKRFQVWRVVTNFFFLGPFSFRFAFRLIIIAKYGVSLERGPFDKRTADYLWMLMFGALSLLVMAAIPPLRTPFMGPSLVFMMVYIWGREFPNARISIYGVVSLKGFYLPWAMLALELIFGNPLLPAILGMVAGHLYYFLTVLHPLAGGKYIFKTPLFVHKLVAFWGEGTQVNSPVPRNPQAGVAFRGRSYSLSGTRSTAPSAEQPETNTTIPSEQPNATAGGVAFRGRSYRLDGR